From one Triticum urartu cultivar G1812 chromosome 3, Tu2.1, whole genome shotgun sequence genomic stretch:
- the LOC125549484 gene encoding uncharacterized protein LOC125549484 has translation MARALTMGVVAVLVFLCATAVPAAAQGKKGLPKNSRVIHPKQFGRREQVLSCDDTTDGNSPCVATCDRRCPNECVVMCPGCKTYCICDFYPGVSCGDPRFTGADGNNFYFHGKKDQSFCVVSDADLHINAHFIGKRNPAMSRDFTWIQALGIRFADHRLYMGAQKTVKWDSNVDRLELSFDDMPIEIPTAIDAKWQSTTVPGLTITRNAAANGIRVQLKGVFDILANVVPITQKDSRIHNYGVTEDDSLAHFDIGFKFHGLTDDVHGVLGQTYRADYVNKLSVSANMPIMGGTASYVTSDIFSTDCKVARFGRASGISMVTGIAT, from the exons ATGGCGAGGGCACTGACCATGGGTGTGGTCGCCGTGCTGGTGTTCCTGTGCGCCACCGCCGTGCCGGCCGCCGCCCAGGGGAAGAAGGGGCTGCCCAAGAACTCCCGCGTGATCCACCCGAAGCAGTTCGGGAGGAGGGAACAGGTGCTCTCCTGCGACGACACCACCGACGGCAACAGCCCCTGCGTCGCCACCTGCGACAGGCGCTGCCCCAACGAGTGCGTCGTCATGTGCCCAGGCTGCAAGACATACTGCA TCTGCGACTTCTACCCCGGCGTGTCCTGCGGGGACCCGCGCTTCACGGGCGCCGACGGCAACAACTTCTACTTCCACGGCAAAAAGGACCAGAGCTTCTGTGTGGTCTCCGACGCCGATCTCCACATCAACGCCCACTTCATCGGCAAGCGCAACCCCGCCATGAGCCGCGACTTCACCTGGATCCAGGCCCTCGGCATCCGCTTCGCCGACCATCGCCTCTACATGGGCGCCCAGAAGACCGTCAAGTGGGACAGCAATGTCGACCGCCTCGAGCTGTCCTTCGATGACATGCCCATTGAAATCCCCACCGCCATCGACGCCAAGTGGCAGTCCACCACCGTGCCTGGGCTGACCATCACAAGGAATGCCGCGGCCAACGGCATCAGGGTCCAGCTCAAGGGAGTTTTCGACATCTTGGCCAACGTGGTGCCCATCACACAGAAGGACTCCCGCATCCACAACTACGGTGTGACTGAAGACGACAGCCTCGCTCACTTCGACATCGGGTTCAAGTTCCACGGCCTCACCGACGACGTCCACGGCGTGCTCGGCCAGACCTACCGCGCCGACTATGTGAACAAGCTCAGCGTGAGCGCCAACATGCCAATTATGGGCGGCACAGCTAGCTACGTCACCTCCGAtatcttctccaccgactgcaaGGTCGCCCGTTTTGGCCGCGCTTCAGGAATCTCCATGGTCACTGGCATCGCCACTTAA
- the LOC125549485 gene encoding uncharacterized protein LOC125549485 gives MARASSSLSMGVVAAAAVLVVLCNAVPAAAQGKKGPPPPKLPSNFKTIHPGRFGKRDQVLTCDDQQDKKNPCVATCDKVRCPHECIVMCPGCKTYCMCDFYPGVSCGDPRFTGADGNNFYFHGKKDQSFCVVSDADLHINAHFIGKRNPTMSRDFTWIQALGIRFADHRLYMATQKTVEWDSDVDRLELTFDGMPIDIPTENDAEWQSTIVPTLTVTRTSATNGVRVQLKGVFDILANVVPITEKDSRIHNYGVTEEDSLAHFDIGFKFHALTDDVHGVLGQTYRTDYVNKLSVSANMPIMGGAASYVSSDLFSTDCKVARFGRDHGGISMVTTKAN, from the exons ATGGCGAGGGCATCGTCGTCGCTGTCCATGGGTGTGGTCGCCGCGGCGGCAGTGCTGGTGGTCCTGTGCAACGCCGTGCCGGCCGCCGCTCAGGGGAAGAAGGGCCCTCCGCCTCCTAAGCTACCGTCCAACTTCAAGACGATCCACCCGGGACGGTTCGGGAAGAGGGACCAGGTGCTCACCTGCGACGACCAACAGGACAAGAAGAACCCCTGCGTCGCCACCTGCGACAAGGTCCGCTGCCCCCACGAGTGCATCGTCATGTGCCCAGGCTGCAAGACCTACTGCA TGTGCGACTTCTACCCCGGGGTGTCCTGCGGTGACCCGCGCTTCACTGGCGCCGACGGCAACAACTTCTACTTCCATGGCAAGAAGGACCAGAGCTTCTGCGTCGTCTCCGACGCCGACCTCCACATCAATGCCCACTTCATCGGCAAGCGTAACCCCACCATGAGCCGCGACTTCACCTGGATCCAGGCCCTTGGCATCCGCTTCGCCGACCACCGCCTTTACATGGCCACCCAGAAGACCGTCGAGTGGGACAGCGACGTCGACCGCCTTGAGCTGACCTTTGACGGCATGCCCATCGACATCCCTACCGAGAACGATGCGGAGTGGCAGTCCACCATCGTGCCCACCTTGACCGTCACCAGGACCTCCGCGACCAACGGCGTCAGGGTCCAGCTCAAGGGGGTGTTTGATATCTTGGCCAATGTGGTGCCCATCACGGAGAAGGACTCCCGCATCCACAACTACGGTGTGACAGAGGAAGACAGCCTCGCACACTTCGACATTGGCTTCAAGTTCCACGCCCTCACCGACGATGTCCACGGAGTGCTCGGCCAGACCTACCGCACGGACTACGTCAACAAGCTCAGCGTGAGCGCTAACATGCCCATCATGGGCGGCGCCGCCAGCTACGTCTCCTCTGAcctcttctccaccgactgcaaGGTTGCCAGGTTCGGGCGTGACCATGGCGGGATCTCCATGGTCACCACCAAGGCCAATTAA